Part of the Capsicum annuum cultivar UCD-10X-F1 chromosome 12, UCD10Xv1.1, whole genome shotgun sequence genome is shown below.
attaaattgacaaaagatgaaaatttatttcgaaaaaggattatttttaacaatcacaattcagagtcgccactcggcataaatcgggtgtgccgagtcacccatggatatccttttttaaaatggttttgactctttaatactggtttgcgaacagagattccggctaagaaattctgttgatcgaggggaaggtgttaggcacccctcgatcccgtggtttgaccacggtcgcttggcagagcgtatcggctaaattgacattacaaatgcataaaccacacaaagcacgcaaaaataatcactcaagcaaacaaaacaaaataatccaaaatatattgtccagtccaattattacaacccgaaataaaaaggtactgaaagtaaacctacgctaatcctaaactaagctccaatgctttacccgatgccctgggccttcatcacgatcattttccgccaacaaaatacttcggggcattccccggataaatcaatacaatgtgtctcggggcattcctcggcttgataaatacattttttaaatGCGAGAAAGACAAATCATTTCACAAACATTTCAAACGCTCGAACTATCcataagttctaaatttgcctactcAAGCCTATTATTTTCCTAAACTTTTGATGGTCTTATCatgatactaccaaattcatcaacATCCATcaattaactgaactgaaaaatattaatcttttatcaatttctccctTCCGCCCCAAATTCATTCCCAAtcaatgattaacacatgcttcgattatcaattcacttttcaaagtccgaaaccaacatcaaccaacacataacaaatattcaaacataccaaacacGCAAATTATTCATGATTACGTAAAATTAAGAGGAGCAAGGATAGAATTGAACCTTCCGAATATCGATTTTcgttgataataatatttaagaaaacccGAATTCGAAAGCCTGAATAGAAAACCTCAACAATAACAACTCCAACTCGGTAACGCAGAACTGAAATCCGAAACTGACCAACCCGATTGAGACGaatagaaatcaagttcccaaAATATAGAGCAACTGAAGCGTTCGAAACAAAAACCGCAACAAAGAACCAAACTCGAAcgtgattttgtaggaaaataaTTCGAACAGGCCGATTCTACTAGAAATTGGTTGCTGGTTATTATTTTTAGACGGCTAAGACTGAAATTTGAGCCGGCAGTGTTTGAATCCGTCGAACAGCAGTAGTATCCGACGAGTTTTAACGGAAAACTGGGAAAAAGAACTGATTATCGGCTTAAATTCGGATCGACTTGGGGTTGGGGTCACTGTTTCACGTCGCCGGAGATCCGGCGATCTCAGACAACGGCGAGAACCATGAAAGCAGACCGGATTCAGGCCATACTCAGGCGAAATTCGCCGAAACAGTACCCCTTTCCGATTCTCTCCTTCGTTCTCAGATCGTCTCTCTCGAGTCTCCCTTAAGTTCTCTCCTCTCCCTCGCGATCTCCCTGTTGTTCTCTCCGTGTGTGTGATTTTTTGTGATGGTGTGTTTCTCCGGTGTGAATGGATGAAGGTGGTTGTGTGTGCTAATGGaccaagaaaaaaaatggaggatcTTCTGCCTCTATTGTGCTGTTAAGTGGAGTGTATATATGCTGTGAGGGGTCACGTGGGtaggtattggggtagggtaggtggggtattAAGGTGGGGTAagggtagggtgtgatgtggtttattttgattggataggttgttaggataagatataggggttaggataggatagaatttgttagggagtttgttatttttttgtattttgtgagggtataataacatggatgagggtacacggtaggataaaataaaaaatgggtaaaatgtgaataaaaattgaactttaagaggacgaaatcacgtgtctacagtgataccaaatacaaatacatattttatagaataattgtataaaagtgtatcaatgcggtatcaaagtgtatcaatgtagtataaaagtatatcaatatggtataaaagtgtatcaattgggtataaaGACTGCATACGGCCGACACGCCAAATGACTAAAAATCGGAATTAAATTGGGTCGACTGACTCGtctaatttttaaaatctaaaaattacacaaatacacaacttatgtttccaatattacaaaaaatcccaactccctaagcatattacaaaaatccaacATAtgcacagaatgctatgtatatatatgtcggctatgttatgtatattaatagggagagagaataaagtaattaaaaaagtgagagagagtGTAACTACTTCCAAAAgaattggtatttatgttatttatacttttaaaattgCTGGTCATTTCTTTTCAAATGGCcagcccatgtccttttccctttaaATTATATACTTGGAGTGAGTTCAATTACTAAGCTAATTGTTAAATCTTACGCCCTGTTtggtcataattttttttctttttaaaagtgGTGAGTTCACTTTATTCCAAAAGTGGTGTTTCGTCATAAGAATTTCAAATATAACTtggaattgtatttgaaaaagtgattCACTTTTtccatacttctctcacaaaattcaaaaacaactccaatttatattatTGGCCAAACACAAATCCAATTCCAACTccaataaattgtgattttcatgATCAAAACGCCTTATTAGTACAACCAATCATTAATAGTTCTTTTTTACACTTTTTGGCATACTAAAGCGCAAATCAATAATTTATCTCTAAGCTCACAAGTGAGACTAGTTCAAGCGATTGAACATCTTTATCATCAACTAATAGCTTAAAGGTTTGAGCCAAAATAAGTCGAAAACTATTGATCCACCCGATATCTCTAAGATTCAGCTTTTGACAATTTGGCACAGTTTGGGCCAGCTAGAAGAAATTgggaaaaggacactctataatactttttaaaataaatagcccaaatttgaaaactttttaaaaagtgGCCAGTCGGATATACTATATTTGTTTTATAACCATTTCCTAATTTGTATCGTTTTGGCCTACGTAGTCCATGTGCaaatactgatacagtctatatacaatgcTGATACattattcaacttgggcaattcggtccttttaaaaatatttcaatttttttttgttataaattttataactgatcaaatattcttctttttttattgtttagaaataataattaaattatataaaaatgatatagttgttaaatagaatatgtatctatataagatatatgtatagaaattgtatggttctatcaaatatttatatgtataaaatatatatataaaatatatagaaagtgtataaaaattatataattgttgtataaaacatgtaaaaaaaaaaatgtatagctattgtataaattgtgtatcaatactatataattttcgtatagaatatttatatgtataatatatatatatagaaactgtatagaaggtgtgtcgAAATGGTATAGAATAAGTcaataaattgaaatggctagaaagtggaatttaaatttcatagtcattttcatgaaatagtttaatttgaagtgtcgtttctgtctTTTTCCTGAATAAACTTGGTTGACATCGACTTGCAAAACACAAGTAGGCCAGCCCAAATCCCCATCCTAACAACCATTATAAGTTATTTTTCACTTCCGGTGATTGGGAAATAATcattatcacaaaatttcaagtttATTGTATTGTTCAAGCTATGGATCTAGATCatatatttattgaaattttaataaattatttttatataaatatatttcgGGTCAAAAGCTTTAGATTCAAATAAACgcatagcctaaaatcaatatccGCTTATGTatgaatacaacaacaaacccagtatattcccatatagtggggtctggggaggatagaatgtacgcagtccataccactacatccgaagaagtagagaggttgtttccgatagacccccggctcagtaTGAATACCAAACTTATTATATCTTAtacaatttatatttattatagaaCCAATCTCTATTTCAACCCCAAAGACTATATAGAGATCCAAACAGCTACCTGTATGTGAAAACATTTACTTCTGTAATAGGCAAATTGCTTACCCCACTTACAACTTCTGATGGTAAATTATATATGTGCTcacaccaaaatatatatttatgttcacattattatattaaaatttgaaaaaactttgaaaagtgatttaaacttttacactttattaaaaaatttcacaataaataaaagtatttaattttaaatgatcaaacaTTACACGCGAGGAACAATCATAGCGAAAGTTCCTTTCAGTTAGTCTCCTTCCTAGTGGATATACATGCAATACCTTTAAGCTTACCTGCCCATTAGCATAATTAGGCAGGAaaaatgattgaaaattgatGGTCTTAACTTTTGATCGATGCCAGCTCCATCGACAGACAGTTAAGGTCAAATAGCAAATCTTGTTGACTTTAAAGTTTTGTACGAAGCAagcaaaatcaaaaattcaaagtaatCCACAGCCAATTTAGTGTACAACATACTGTAATCCCATATCCACAAGTGAAACATGAAGAGGATAGGTGTGTGTTATATAATTATAAGGTAATCTTCAAGCATGTTATTTACAAAATGACTCACTCAACACATCAAATTCCACTTACAAAATTGTTATctaaaaagttacaaaaaattgATCATTAATACAAGAAGAGCTACTACTACTGCCTATAAATGAGTAAAACCAGAGTCATACTGTTTTCTCTCTTCTTGTATAGACTGAAAAATTCGAGCGGCAGATTCTGTGGCTGACCGTGCATTACGAGGTACAACTTTGATGACTCTAGCAGGGTTAACAGGAACACAAGGTTGGGGGCCAGTAACTGGAGTATCCGGAGTCTCTGGAGGAGAAGTTGGGAACAGAGGAAGCACACTTCTTCTTTCCGTGGCGTTATCCACAACTTTTCTAATAGTTGTTCCACTTGGACTGCTTGCGGTGCTGGCCTGCATCTCTACATCTCGAGAGGAATGAGACTTTACATCTGGGACAGTTTCATGATTACTGTTTGGAACATTACTCGAGTTTTGACGTTGAACATAAAAATTAGCTCCTCCTTCCAATAACTGACTTTGTAAATTTTGAGCAACAAACTGGTTTGATTGATCAACAAGTGAAGAAGAGATTGCTGGATTTATAACTGGCATGCCATACGGAGGAAAATAGGCGTGACTAGCTGGAGGGGCAAAAGGCATCTCGACTCCTTGATACAGATGATAAGAAGCTGGAATTCCATAAGATGAAGTCAATCCTGCAGTTCCAGAACCTCCATAGACTGAACTCGTCACTCCGGGTCCAGGATATGGCTTGTATACGAGTCCTTCAGAAGGAGTCATGACTGGGATCAACCATTGGTGCCCCGAGGGTTGATTGAAGCTCCAAGGACCCATAGTGGAGTCATTTGTTATTGGATGACCTGAAAACGGACGGTAGCTAGAAGGCTGGCTATTATTTTGCACAGATGAGAAGGATGCCGCCTTTACTACTGTGTTTTCAGCAGAACATTCCATACTAACATTAGGCTTCTCAGAATCCTTCCTCTGCTTCAGAACATTGTTACCATCTCTAATAATATACTCCAGCGGAAGTCTTTTCGCAGATGAATCCTTTACTGGTTTGTCTACCGTGTTTTCAGCAGTACATTCGATCCTAGTGTTAGGCTTCTCAGAATCCTTCCTCTTCGAAACATTGTGACCATCTCTGAATATATGCTCCAACGGAAGTGTTTTAGTAGATGAATCCTTTACAGATTTGACTAAATAAGCACCATCATCGAGCACGCTTTGTGAACCAGCTATGAGTCGTTGTACCTGTTACAATCACACAAAAGCTTCAGTAGAATTACTATTCTACTTATTCATCAGGAAAAGTAAATGTAAATCATCTTTTATTCAAATACTGTAATATTATTAGTTCAAAGAGTAGAACATCAACATAGTGCTGAAAAAGTTTACATAGAGTCCTCCTATGTCCCCGTAAGGAATCAATCCGGTCCAGTGAAACATCTATGTTGTCTGCAGAATAAAATCACATTTCTGATGTTACGAGAAATCTAGCCTCTACAATTGCCTCACCTTTATTAGACGATGCAACTCAAAAACTTGAACCGCAAACGCCCTTTGCTGGCTGTTCCAAGAAAATAGGGAAAACGTCaagcaaacaaataaaaaatagagtacTAACTTAGCTCTTTTAAGTGCACCgggaaaaaaaattatcaattaaaaatgaaaaacaaataagACTAACACACATTTGGAAACAATTTCAAAGAGCAAGAACCATCAAGTCAATCTACAGATTTTGACACACACGACATCTCTTCTATATCATAATCAAAAGATATAAGGTTGTCAACAGGATGCCCTTTCCCACAACACCAGTATATTATGGAGAGTTTTTCCTTCACGGCATAACCATTTCTATGTAATTCTAAGATGCACATTGAAATCTGAGCTTTAAGAAGTTGGGTAATGAAATCAGTATGCTAGCCAACAGAGCTTTTGTCCCTCTCCACTGCAGAAATTTTTTTGTTCATGTTAAACCACCTAAGAAGAGCAGGTCACCAGCCCAGGtaaggaaaatgaaaaagaacTCAATGAAATACCATCTCTGGTCCGTTTCAAATGCCTTTTTAGCCAAAAACAATTTGTACCAAGGTATCTATCATTGATCTCTACTGTAAATTTTCTCTTATCTCCCTTATCATCTTTAGTTATCAATctcattttggaaaaaaaaaaactgaagtaAAAAACTAATAGATAGTGCGATTCAATGAATACTGAAGTTGAAACTCAATAGAGAGAGTTAAAGACACAAAAACGTTGAAGAAGCAAATAGAGATAGTTAAAGACCAATGAAAAAGTTCACAAGATTTAGACCGAATGTTGCAAATTACGGGTTTGATTTGGACAAGTTTCTTGATGAAGGAAAAGAAACTTTTGAGGAAGAAGAATTACGTCAAATAGTTAGGATTatgttaaattttgaaattccaaCTTTTATAGATAATTGTATcaccatgtttttttttttgtcatttacattcttttctatttcttgGCATTGAAACTAAATGGACATAGGAAGCTACCCTCGGGACTAAGTTACTATTGgattttctctttttatcttctttgctTCAAGAGTTATATACTGTTAATTTTGATGGTGAGAAGTATAGGTGGAAGAAACATAGAGAAgcaatttgaccaaaaaaatttgTAAGATTATCATTTGTTCACTCTACTCGTTAGGTTGAATTAACTCAACAAGGTTTCGTAATTCACCCTTTCAATGGCATCTAGTTCggttaaaaaaatctaaaatttgtctTGGTTTATAAGCCAACATAACACAATCAATTAACTAAccgtttggtaattcaagaaaaacaataaaattacaTAACaaatcttaaagaaaaataaaacatcacCAATTTAATGACCAAAATCATCATTGAAGAAACTACGGATAAGACTAAACCCAAATAACTTAGAATTTCTTCTACCGATTCAAGATCACATTTCATTTGAGTAGTAACCTGTCTTTTCTTTCTAACATTGCTTTATTAAGATGTGAAATTTTGCACTTAACGGAATTTCTTTGTATGACCTATCATGCATGACTGCAAGTTGGGAAAACCTGATCTGACTttaatgttgaaatattttcATATGACTTCATAATCGTGGTAACAAGCTCGTAAGCAATTTTAGGTGTATTATGTTCTCTACCTTCCAAGTTAGGGGCAAGATTTGCAAATAATCTTCCAGTTGAACTTACTTGGCAATAGCTTTTCTGGCACTCCAGAAATGTTTTTGACCTATTAATCCAACGACATCATCAGGAGATATGTACATTCCAGATATAGATTCCACCATGGAAGTCTCGGATAAGTCGTCACCCTGGTCCACAACTCTCGTTTGTAATGATTCAGATGCCTTGTCTTCCTTTGGTTCCGTATCATTACTATACTTATTATTAGGAATTACCTGCTCTTTTGATGAAACATCCTTCACAAGAAGAGAAGAATCACCATGATCAACAATCATAACAGGTTCAGCTAGTATGGTGCCACCAACTTGAGAATCAACACTGCATTCTGGTTGTAGGAGACCAGCCTTACAAAATATGCCAGAAGTATTACCGGGGTCATCTCTCGGTTCATATTGCAATCGTACATCAGCTTCCTTCAGAACATCATCTAGCTTATCCATTGATGGAATTGAGGTAAAGTTACATGAACGCTCTCTGCTTACGGCAAGCTGTTTAGAGTTACGTTCATTCAAGTCTGTTCTAGAATGCATCGGAAGTACAGTAGTAGAGGCAGAGAGATTTCTACCATCTAGAGTACTATAGAACTTTCTGTTTCCTTGACCCACCTTGGATTTAACAAAGACAGGAACTCTGAAGTCATCCTCTTCTGCTTTCTTGTTAGAATCAACTGGCAGCAACGGAGTTTTTGAATTTGAACTGCAGGAATGTGGCTTTTCAGCAGGATGTCTTGATGGAGGAAGTTGTGCTGAGAAAGATACATCTCTTTCACGTCCAGGTCCCTACACATTTAATCGCTTAAATCAAGTCAGtcataaattcaaacatcaaCAAGCTTTATAATAACCATTCACCaggcataaaaaatatttattgaatccAAAGAGAAACAATTAACATCATGAAACGTCTAAACTGCATAAAAATTAAAGGTAATACTAGCTTACATTAAGAACACATTTTGAAGTGACAGTGTGTATGCTACTAACACATTAtagaaaaaatatgagaaaaaacaAAGCAAGGGAATGACAAAAACCACATACTTAATGAATGAGATTTCCGAATTTGCATCACGAGACCTATAAGAGACGGACAAtcacatatattatttaataacaTCCTGCTGGAACGTTAAGATGAAGAACTTAGGGATTTCGAGGTATACTTAGCTTCCTAGTTGTTATGCAAAACATGCCACGGGAAGTGGTGTCT
Proteins encoded:
- the LOC107850642 gene encoding protein HEADING DATE 3B isoform X3, whose translation is MKRGGKGEEKLMGPLFPRLHVNDTEKGGPRAPPRNKMALYEQLSIPSQRFKHGISNNPKSANYQGPGRERDVSFSAQLPPSRHPAEKPHSCSSNSKTPLLPVDSNKKAEEDDFRVPVFVKSKLAVSRERSCNFTSIPSMDKLDDVLKEADVRLQYEPRDDPGNTSGIFCKAGLLQPECSVDSQVGGTILAEPVMIVDHGDSSLLVKDVSSKEQVIPNNKYSNDTEPKEDKASESLQTRVVDQGDDLSETSMVESISGMYISPDDVVGLIGQKHFWSARKAIANQQRAFAVQVFELHRLIKVQRLIAGSQSVLDDGAYLVKSVKDSSTKTLPLEHIFRDGHNVSKRKDSEKPNTRIECTAENTVDKPVKDSSAKRLPLEYIIRDGNNVLKQRKDSEKPNVSMECSAENTVVKAASFSSVQNNSQPSSYRPFSGHPITNDSTMGPWSFNQPSGHQWLIPVMTPSEGLVYKPYPGPGVTSSVYGGSGTAGLTSSYGIPASYHLYQGVEMPFAPPASHAYFPPYGMPVINPAISSSLVDQSNQFVAQNLQSQLLEGGANFYVQRQNSSNVPNSNHETVPDVKSHSSRDVEMQASTASSPSGTTIRKVVDNATERRSVLPLFPTSPPETPDTPVTGPQPCVPVNPARVIKVVPRNARSATESAARIFQSIQEERKQYDSGFTHL
- the LOC107850642 gene encoding protein EARLY FLOWERING 3 isoform X4, which encodes MKRGGKGEEKLMGPLFPRLHVNDTEKGGPRAPPRNKMALYEQLSIPSQRFKHGISNNPKSANYQGPGRERDVSFSAQLPPSRHPAEKPHSCSSNSKTPLLPVDSNKKAEEDDFRVPVFVKSKLAVSRERSCNFTSIPSMDKLDDVLKEADVRLQYEPRDDPGNTSGIFCKAGLLQPECSVDSQVGGTILAEPVMIVDHGDSSLLVKDVSSKEQGDDLSETSMVESISGMYISPDDVVGLIGQKHFWSARKAIANQQRAFAVQVFELHRLIKVQRLIAGSQSVLDDGAYLVKSVKDSSTKTLPLEHIFRDGHNVSKRKDSEKPNTRIECTAENTVDKPVKDSSAKRLPLEYIIRDGNNVLKQRKDSEKPNVSMECSAENTVVKAASFSSVQNNSQPSSYRPFSGHPITNDSTMGPWSFNQPSGHQWLIPVMTPSEGLVYKPYPGPGVTSSVYGGSGTAGLTSSYGIPASYHLYQGVEMPFAPPASHAYFPPYGMPVINPAISSSLVDQSNQFVAQNLQSQLLEGGANFYVQRQNSSNVPNSNHETVPDVKSHSSRDVEMQASTASSPSGTTIRKVVDNATERRSVLPLFPTSPPETPDTPVTGPQPCVPVNPARVIKVVPRNARSATESAARIFQSIQEERKQYDSGFTHL
- the LOC107850642 gene encoding protein HEADING DATE 3B isoform X2, coding for MKRGGKGEEKLMGPLFPRLHVNDTEKGGPRAPPRNKMALYEQLSIPSQRFKHGISNNPKSANYQGPGRERDVSFSAQLPPSRHPAEKPHSCSSNSKTPLLPVDSNKKAEEDDFRVPVFVKSKVGQGNRKFYSTLDGRNLSASTTVLPMHSRTDLNERNSKQLAVSRERSCNFTSIPSMDKLDDVLKEADVRLQYEPRDDPGNTSGIFCKAGLLQPECSVDSQVGGTILAEPVMIVDHGDSSLLVKDVSSKEQGDDLSETSMVESISGMYISPDDVVGLIGQKHFWSARKAIANQQRAFAVQVFELHRLIKVQRLIAGSQSVLDDGAYLVKSVKDSSTKTLPLEHIFRDGHNVSKRKDSEKPNTRIECTAENTVDKPVKDSSAKRLPLEYIIRDGNNVLKQRKDSEKPNVSMECSAENTVVKAASFSSVQNNSQPSSYRPFSGHPITNDSTMGPWSFNQPSGHQWLIPVMTPSEGLVYKPYPGPGVTSSVYGGSGTAGLTSSYGIPASYHLYQGVEMPFAPPASHAYFPPYGMPVINPAISSSLVDQSNQFVAQNLQSQLLEGGANFYVQRQNSSNVPNSNHETVPDVKSHSSRDVEMQASTASSPSGTTIRKVVDNATERRSVLPLFPTSPPETPDTPVTGPQPCVPVNPARVIKVVPRNARSATESAARIFQSIQEERKQYDSGFTHL
- the LOC107850642 gene encoding protein EARLY FLOWERING 3 isoform X1; protein product: MKRGGKGEEKLMGPLFPRLHVNDTEKGGPRAPPRNKMALYEQLSIPSQRFKHGISNNPKSANYQGPGRERDVSFSAQLPPSRHPAEKPHSCSSNSKTPLLPVDSNKKAEEDDFRVPVFVKSKVGQGNRKFYSTLDGRNLSASTTVLPMHSRTDLNERNSKQLAVSRERSCNFTSIPSMDKLDDVLKEADVRLQYEPRDDPGNTSGIFCKAGLLQPECSVDSQVGGTILAEPVMIVDHGDSSLLVKDVSSKEQVIPNNKYSNDTEPKEDKASESLQTRVVDQGDDLSETSMVESISGMYISPDDVVGLIGQKHFWSARKAIANQQRAFAVQVFELHRLIKVQRLIAGSQSVLDDGAYLVKSVKDSSTKTLPLEHIFRDGHNVSKRKDSEKPNTRIECTAENTVDKPVKDSSAKRLPLEYIIRDGNNVLKQRKDSEKPNVSMECSAENTVVKAASFSSVQNNSQPSSYRPFSGHPITNDSTMGPWSFNQPSGHQWLIPVMTPSEGLVYKPYPGPGVTSSVYGGSGTAGLTSSYGIPASYHLYQGVEMPFAPPASHAYFPPYGMPVINPAISSSLVDQSNQFVAQNLQSQLLEGGANFYVQRQNSSNVPNSNHETVPDVKSHSSRDVEMQASTASSPSGTTIRKVVDNATERRSVLPLFPTSPPETPDTPVTGPQPCVPVNPARVIKVVPRNARSATESAARIFQSIQEERKQYDSGFTHL